The genome window GAGTGTGTCTTTGGTGTGATGGGTAAGAATCCGTAAGGTGAAGGGGTTCCGACAGTTTACTCCAGGCTTGCAAAATCGTCCAGCGAAGGGCGAGGAGCATATGACTTTTCTCGAAGCTCGATACCAGGTCCGATAGGGTGAACTCTTCTTCGTGAGAGGGGGAAGACCTGGATTTATGAGTAAGGGTTGATAGTTTTGAGGACTGCATGGTATGGCATACCTTTGTACCTCCCCATCCCAGCCTAAAAGCAGCCTCATGAGCGAAGAGTTCTCCAAATCCAAGCATCATGCCGTTAACAAAGGGTAGAAGGAGGTTGATAGCAGCTCCCCGTATCAAAGACCACACTGTAGGGGGCTTATAGAGGATAACGGGAGAGTTTGACGAGGGAGGTGAAGAGAGATCATCGCCTGCAGAGTATAGTTCGCTGTCGGAGTGCAATGTGACGCCGGACTCGGCGAGGTGGTTGTGTTCGTCGGACATGGCAGGCTTCGAGATGTGAGCGCTCGCTCGGATAACACTATAGGAGGAAATGGGCTGAAGCTCGATTGTTGGTCGTTGTCGGCTTGAGCtagcttctgaagaagaggttgttgACGATCTCGGCTTCTCGACCGTCGCGCTTGATTCCCCCAGATCCTTACGTAAGGCTGTAGACCGGGGACTAGGTTGAAGTGGTGAGTGGGTCCCGCCTTGTGTCATGGCTCAGTCGAGGAAGGTGGGGTGAAGGAGCCCACCGCCACCAACCCAGAGCTAGGTTCCTCTGCTTAGGTACAGGTGACGAGCAAGCTGCCTGCCTGCCCGCCTGTTGCTGGAACCttcattcttcaacaagcaCACTTTGAGATTCACGTGTCTTTTTTATCTAAGCTCAATCACGTCCAAATTTATCGACACTCCTCATAAATCTACGACTTCTGAAAACTTGATCTATACACATTTCTACTACCCCGCCTTCAATCGTCAACATGGCAGACCACGAAGCCCAGATCGTGGAGTTTGCAGGCCTGAGCGGCGCAAGCCCTGAAGAGGTTCGCATCTCTCTTACTAACACTGAATACTCCAGCTAACGCGCTCAAGGCCAGACAGTATCTCGAAGCCCACAACTGGGATCTCGCCGAGGCCAGCAATGCTTGGTTCCGTGACGCCGAAGATGACAACCGCGACACA of Fusarium musae strain F31 chromosome 5, whole genome shotgun sequence contains these proteins:
- a CDS encoding hypothetical protein (EggNog:ENOG41): MSDEHNHLAESGVTLHSDSELYSAGDDLSSPPSSNSPVILYKPPTVWSLIRGAAINLLLPFVNGMMLGFGELFAHEAAFRLGWGGTKVFPLSRRRVHPIGPGIELREKSYAPRPSLDDFASLE